The genomic segment TAGACTGAGCCGTTATAGCCTTCTCTATCAATAATTTCATGAAATGCTTTTTCTCGTTCTAATGCCCAGCGATTGCTGTCATTGTGAGGTATACCGTAGAAAGCAAAGTTTTCTAAACCTTTTTCTTTTAGGTGTTGAAAAGCCATTTCAACGATCGCTTTATTATCTGTTGCAATGTAGGGAACATTGGGATACTTATCTTCATTGACATAAGAGCTACCGACGGCAACGACAGGGATATCAGTATCAGCAAGTAATTGTTGTATCTCAGGGTTATCAAAGTCGGCAATGACGCCATCCCCCTTCCATTCGTGGTAGCTCTCTAAATGTGTCACGAAATCTTCTTCAAGAAAGATATCCCAAGCGCATTGCGAAGCTTGTAGATACTCTCCGATCCCTGACATGACTTGACGGTCGTACACCTTATTGGCGTTAAATAACAAGGTGATTTTATAGTGCTTTTCCATAAATTTTAATGCTTTCTGGTAAGTCAGTTATTTTTTTTCGGATCTTAACAATAGAACTATCAATGATATGTGATCTATGACGCAGTCGTTAAATCGCGAAACTTCGCTACGAAATAACGTAATTGAGAGGGAATATGCATCAATGAATACTCGTTACTAATTTGTAGACCAAATAATTAAAGTGAGGAATGGCTATGTATATCGGAATCGACCTTGGCACCTCGGGTGTAAAATCGATTGTAGTGTCCAAAGATGGCGAAATCATTGCTTCGAAAAGTGGCGAACTGTCCGTAATTAGGGAAAAACCACTTTGGTCAGAGCAGAACCCAGAGGATTGGTGGGATGCAACATGCCACACAGTAGCAGAATTGGCAAAGTCAGTCGATTTAGCTCAGGTGAAGGGTATTGGTTTATCTGGTCAGATGCATGGAGCGACACTTCTTGATTCACAGGGTCAAGTGCTAAGACCTGCCATTCTTTGGAATGACGGTCGCTGCGCTCAAGAGTGTCAGGAGTTAGAGTTACTTGTACCTAACGCTCGTGAGATCACTGGCAATATTATGATGCCCGGATTTACGGCACCAAAACTGAAGTGGGTACAAAACCATGAGCCTGAGATATTTGCTAAAATTGACCAAGTATTGCTTCCTAAAGATTACCTAAGATTCAAAATGACGGGTGATTATGCGTCCGATATGTCCGATTCAGCGGGCACTTGTTGGTTGGATGTCGCGTCGCGTCGCTGGAGCGTTGATTTATTGACAGCAACCGGCTTGTCTGAGCGCCAGATGCCTAAATTGTTTGAGGGGAGTGAAATCACGGGTGTGCTGAGCGCTGATGTTGCAAAAGCATGGGGAATGAAACAAGTTCCTGTCGTAGCTGGTGGAGGTGACAATGCCGCAGGTGCAGTGGGTGTAGGTATTACAAATCCAGGACAAGCCATGCTCTCTTTAGGGACGTCAGGGGTGTATTTTGCCGTGAGCAATGGACGTGTTGCCAACCCGGATTCTGCACTGCACAGCTTCTGCCACGCATTGCCTAAAACTTGGCACACCATGTCAGTGACTTTGAGTGCCGCATCTTGTTTGCAGTGGGTGGCGACTCTCACGGGCTTTGATGACGTAGGTACGATGCTGACGGAAGTGGAAGCGGGTAACATTAGTGAAGGTGACGTGATCTTCTTACCTTATTTGTCTGGTGAAAGAACACCACACAATAATCCGAACGCGAAAGGTGTTTTCTTCGGTTTAACCCACACAACAACAAAGCTTGATTTGGTGAAAGCAGTATTAGAAGGGGTAGGTTTTGCTTTTGCTGATGGTTTTGATGCGTTGCACGTGACCAAAAATATCCCTGAAGAAATTTCATTAATCGGTGGCGGAGCAAGAAGTTCATACTGGCGCCAAATGCTCGCTGATATAGTCGGTATGGAACTTGTTTATCGTAAAGGTGGTGAAGTTGGTCCAGCGCTTGGGGCTGCGCGTTTAGCGATATTAGGTGTCAATAAGGAGAGTACTGTAGAGCAAGTATGTCCGGTGCCGGAGTTGGTACAGAGACATGAACCAAATAGGGAAAAACACGCACTTTATGCACAAAAGCGCGCCCAATATCAGGCGATTTATCACAAGCTAAAAGACCAGTTCTAATTAATCTAGCCGCCTGTCTATTCTCTGAGGAGAAAAGGCAGGCGTTCCACCTGCCTGCGTTTATCTTTTGTTCAATCCCTTATAGATTACCTTTCATCACGCTACTTAATACCGAGTCAACCACGGATATCGGCTATTCCATTAACAGCGCCTATTCTCGCTCGGTAATCAGCCGGAAGTAGACTAATGATTAGCTTAATATTAGCTAATAGAGTAAAAACGCCACCACTGAATGCAGTGGTGGCGTATGGTGAGTGCTATTTATCGCGGTTAATCGTCACATTTAATTGAGAAGTGCGCGCGCTGTGCTCACCGCATTGTCGACCGTGAAACCAAACAGCTTGAAAAGCTCATCAGCTGGTGCTGATTCGCCAAATGTTGTCATACCGATAACACGTCCTTGCAAACCTACATATTTGTACCAGTAGTCACTAATGCCCGCCTCAATCGCCACTCGAGCTGTAACACTGGCAGGCAATACTGACTCACGGTAAGCATCACTCTGTCTATCGAAAGTATCAGTCGATGGCATGGAAACAACACGCACTTTTTGACCTTCTTTAGCCAGCAATGTAGCGGCTTCAATCGCGAGTTCGACTTCAGAGCCTGTTGCAATAAAGATAAGATCGGGTTTATCAGCACAATCAAGCAGCACATAACCGCCTTTCGCTACATTGACCAGTTGTTCACTGTTTCGGGGTTGTTGTGCCAAGTTCTGACGTGAGAAAATTAGTGCGGTTGGCCCATCTTTGCGTTCGATGGCAAGTTTCCAAGCAACGGCTGATTCAACCTGATCACATGGTCGCCATGTACTCATGTTTGGCGTCATACGCAACGAAGCAACTTGCTCGACAGGCTGGTGGGTTGGTCCATCTTCGCCAAGCCCGATAGAATCATGAGTATACACTTGAATGTTCTGCGCTTTCATCAGAGCAGCCATACGTAGTGCATTGCGCGCATATTCCATAAACATTAAGAATGTAGCACCGTAAGGCACAAAGCCACCATGCAGAGCGATACCGTTCATAATCGCGGTCATACCAAATTCACGAACACCATAATGGATATAATTGCCCGCAAAATCTTCTGCTGTTAACGATTTAGAACCAGACCACATAGTTAGGTTAGAAGGAGCAAGATCGGCGGAACCACCCATAAATTCAGGTAACAGTGCACCAAATGCTTCCAAAGCGTTTTGTGAGGCTTTACGCGAGGCTATATTTGCAGGATTGGACTGAAGGTTGGCGATAATTTGAGTGGTTTTTTGTTCCCATCCAGAGGGAAGCTCACCGTTTATGCGACGGGTAAACTCAGCGGCTAGTTCAGGGTGCGACGCTTCATAAGCTGCGAACTGAGCATTCCAATTTAGTTCTTTAGCGGTTCCGGACTCCTTAGCATCCCAGTGCGAATAGATGTCAGAAGGGATCTCAAACGGTCCGTATTCCCAGCCCAACTGTTTGCGTGTTGCTGCAATTTCTTCTGCACCTAGTGGCGCACCATGGCAATCGTGCGAACCCGATTTATTCGGTGAACCAAAGCCAATGATGGTTTTAGTGCAGATCAATGTTGGACGAGAGTCGGACTTAGCCAGTTTTATCGCGTTATCAATAGCGTTAGCATCATGTCCATCGACATTAGCAATGACGTGCCAACCGTATGATTCAAAGCGTTTAGGTGTATCGTCAGAGAACCAACCTTCTACTTCACCATCAATGGAAATGCCGTTGTCATCCCAAAATGCAATCAGTTTACCCAAACCCAACGTGCCAGCAAGAGAACACGCTTCGTGAGAAATACCTTCCATTAAACAGCCATCACCCATAAATACATAGGTGAAGTGGTCAACAATGTTGTGGTTTGGTCGGTTAAATTGTGCGGCTAAGGCTTTTTCCGCAAGCGCCATACCTACCGCATTAGTGATGCCTTGACCAAGAGGACCTGTTGTCGTCTCGATGCCGGGTGCATAACCGTATTCTGGATGCCCCGGTGTTTTAGAGTGTAACTGACGGAAGTTTTTCAGATCATCAATTGACAGATCGTAGCCAGATAAATGCAGCAACGAATAGATCAACATAGAGCCATGTCCGTTAGACAGTACAAAACGGTCACGGTTGGCCCAGTCCGGATTGGTTGGGTTATGATTTAAGTGATTACGCCAGAGAACTTCGGCAATATCTGCCATGCCCATTGGTGCACCAGGGTGACCTGAGTTAGCTTGTTGTACTCCATCCATGCTCAATGCACGAATAGCATTTGCCAGTTGTTTGCGATCCATATGATTACCCGTTGTGATATTGGAATTAAATTGAATATAAGGGGGACCGAGACTGCCCCCCCACGTGGTATGAAAATTTACAGTTTGTCGGCGATCATTGCCTCAAGTTTACCTTGGTCGATGGCAAAGTTGCGGATACCCTCAGCCACCTTTTCAACCGCCATAGGATCAAGGTTATGTTCCCAAAGGAACTGTGCGTGTGTCATCGGTTCAGGTCGATCAGAGGTACTCTCTGGTTTGAACAGTTTTGCAATAACTGGACTTTGAGTTGCTTCAAGTTCTGCAAGAAGAGACGGGGCGATTGTTAAGCGATCGCAACCCGCAAGTTCGATGATTTCGCTGGTATTACGGAAACTCGCACCCATGACGATAGTGTCATAGCCGTGTTGTTTGTAATATTGATAAATCTTAGAAACAGAGATAACCCCCGGGTCTTCACAGCCTAGAAACTCTCGATTTTCTTTGGCTTTATGCCAGTCCATAATGCGACCAACAAAAGGAGAAATCAGAAACACCCCAGCTTCTGCACATGCTCGGGCTTGCGCGAATGAGAACAATAGAGTCAGGTTACAGTTAATCCCTTCTTGCTCAAGAATTTCGGCAGCTTTGATACCTTCCCAAGTGGCGGCCAACTTAATGAGGATGCGCTCATTGCCAATATCTGCATCGTTATATAGTTTTACCAATTGGCGCGCTTTGGTCACGCTACCTTGGGTATCGTATGAGAGGCGAGCATCGACTTCAGTAGAGATGCGACCTGGAATTGTTTGTAGGATCTCTTTGCCAATATTGACAGCTAGCATGTCACAGGCATCAAGTACTTGCTGCGTTTGGTCACTGCTTTGAAGTTTGGCGTATTGTACCGACGCTTCAATGAGGGGAGCATATTCCTCGAGCTGCGCAGCTTGTAAAATCAGAGATGGATTGGTGGTGGCATCTTCTGGTTGATATTGACGAATTAAGCCAATGTTTCCGGTGTCAGCGACAACAGTAGTAAGAGACTTAAGCTGAGTTAGTTGGTTACTCATAACTATCCTTTAAAGAAAATTGAGATAAAAAATAGGCATATTGTCTTTACGAACAATAGTGCTAGCTGATAAAGCTGCATGGGATTTCGTTTGGATAACGCTCAGAAAGAGGTTGGTTATAATCAATCTCTTCAACACCGAGCAGGTTTAATACTTGGTAAAGTGTTTTTCCAACATGACCGAACGCAATCCCAGCGTGGTGAGGGTAGCGTTTTTGAATCAAGACATGGCGATAAAATCGCTGCATTTCTGGAATGGCAAACACAGCAATTGAGCCAAACGACTGTGGATCAATATCAAGAATATCCCCCTGTGCGATATAGGAGCGCAATTTGGTATCCGCAGTTGTTTGCAGTCTAAATAATGTCACTTGACCTGGTTTTATCTGTCCCTCTAATGTGCCGCGAGTGATATTGGGTTCTTTACCTGGCTCCATCAAACTATGCATGATCTTTTGGAACTTAATCTGGGAGTTTTTCATGCAACTCGAAGCCGTATTTCCGCAGTGGAAACCCATAAATAGATCTTTAGCGGAATACTTTCCCATTTCATGCTGATGGTTTTCAACCATATCGTTTGGAACCGTATTATTGATATCCAACAGCGTTGCTGGCTGAGATGTGGCGCAGGTGATCATATATTCAGACAATGCACCATAGATATCGACTTCACAGGCTACAGGGATGCCTCTTTCGGCCAGTCTTGCATTAACATAACAAGGGACGAATCCGAAAAACTTCTCAAAGGAAGGCCAGCATTTATTGGCAAAAATACCAAAAGTGGAAGCGCCAAGATTTGCTTTGTGGAAATCCAACAATGCAGCTTCATATTGCGCAAGTTTTGGTAACAGATCAGGATAGGGATTACTGTCGCCTAGTTCATCCTTCATATCGGCGATGATAGATGGAATATCTGGATGCCCTTCGGCTTGTTGATATAAATCAAACAGATCTAATTCACTATTTTCCATAATCTCAACCCCAAGATCGAACAGAGGTTTAATTGGGGCATTACAAGCGACAAAATCTTGTGGTCGAGGACCAAAGCTAAAAATCTTGAGTCCCTTAAGACCCAAGATGGTGCGGGCAACCGGAACGAAATCGTGAATCATCTGTGCAATTTGTACCGGTGTACCAACTGGGTATTCAGGAATATGTGGACGGACATGACGGAGTCCGGCACTGTATGAAGCGTTAAGCATCCCACAATAAGCATCGCCGCGTGCGTCTGCCAAACAAGAGCTAGACTCTTCTGCCGCCGCAACAAACATGACAGGACCATCAAACTTTTGTGCCATCAGCGATAGCGGACCTTCAGGACCAAAGTTGCCCAAGTAGATAACCAGTGCATTAATAGACTTTTGTTTTGCCTCGTTTAATGCCTCTAACATGTCAGTTTCATTCTCAATGATAGTTTGTAATTCATTGATTTTTAGATTTATCTCATGGCATTGTTGCACGACAGAATTGCGGCGTTGTTCAGATAAGGCTAGAGGGAAGCAGTCGCGACTTACTGCTACAATTCCTAAATTGATCGTTGGGATATTATTCATTATAAATACTCAAAGGGTTAATGTTTATTACTGTAAGAGCTGGCTAATTTAATCAGCAGTTACCTTATAAATAACTTTATGTTGATATTTGTTACTATCGCTGAATATACAGGCTTCGCTATATTTCATATTTACTTGGTTTGGATAGCATTGTGTTTCCAGACATAAACCTGCTCGTTCTTTGTAAGTACGGCCTAGGCGTCCCTTTTCGCCGTTGAGAAAATTACCGGAATAGAACTGAATCCCAATCTGATCTGTATAGACATCCAGTCTCAGTCCAGATTTATTTGAGGCGACTGAAGCGGCTCGTGATATGATATTTCCGTCTAGTGCCCAGCAATGATCAAAACCACCAGCTGCCAATAACTGCTGATTATCACTATCAATTTTTTCACGAATAAGAGTTGGTCTTCTCAAATCAAACGGTGTAGATTGAACGGAATTTATTTGATTTGGAATCGCATTTGCATCAACGTGAAGATAATGTTCGCTATCAATCTTAATTGAATGTCCTTCAATAGTGTCACTATCATCTAAATTAAAGTAGGTGTGCTGAGTCATATTTATCGGGGTTCTACCATAAGGTAAAGCGGAATAAGTAATGCTAAGCTCATTACTATTACTTAATTGATATTCAACATGAAAATCAATGTCACATGGATAACCTGCTTCACCTTCTAATGTTGAGCAAGAAAGTTTTACGGAATCTGAACTGGTATGAATGACTTCCCAACATTTTGCGCCAATATTCGCTTTGCCACCATGCAGGTGATTGGTTCCTTCATTGGTTTCCAATTGAATGATATGACCATCTAACAAAAACTTACCTCTTGCGATTCGGTTAGCCCAAGGACCGACAACGCAACCAAGGTAAGATTTTCCTCTAATATAGTCAGATGGATTTTCGTATCCGAGAACAATATTGGTCTTGATACCGTTAGAATCATTAACATAAAAGTTGACAACAGTAGCACCCAAGTCGGAGATCTCTACAGTTGTACCTTGATTGTTGCTTAGTGAGATAAGCTTGTAATTACCCCAAGGTTTGATGTTTCTATATTCTTTGTTTGGCATGCTTGCTTTCCATTAACATCATATAATAATTGTAAAATAAATATCGTTAGAAGTTACTAATAATTAAAATAACTTACCTCATACTATATTTGGTGATTTCACTAAAGCTAATCGCTACATTTTAAATTAGATATCTCACCTTTACATTCCAATCTGAGTAACGATCATTATATTACGGCTAGATGGAGCGTTAGGCTTTGATGTGAATTTATCAAACGAGTCTTGTTTGGCAATGCTCTTGATGATTGTTCAATGAGGTTTCTTCTTCCTTAGTCGATAGCATTTCCAACAAATCAGTATTGATGCATTATGTATAAATTAGTTTGTTACTAGCAATTATGATATTTGATGTGATGATTCTTCTATTTTTTTTATGTGCGAAATGTCACAAACTAGCAGCTCATTTTATTATCAGCTGTTACCCACGGACTCACTTAGCAGGGCAACCGCATGAGTGTTTAGTTTTTGCTCACTGCGCTTAAACCAGCACTAAGTACGGCCTCCAACATAGTTGTATTCATCATACAGCGCTTTTGCTTACCTACGATGCTCAGCTTTGTTGGCTCCTTACGTAACATATTCAGGCCGATATGTCGTAAACAAGATAAGTTTTTCGCGCCGTGATCTTTGTAGATTTGGCACTCGTCTTCTTTAATTGTAACGTCTAGAACCCAGTGCATTGACTCAATGCCCCAGTGCTCTCGTATGGCCGATGCAGCTTGCTCTGCACTAAGTTTTTTGGAGCTAATGTAATACCTGTATTCGAGCTCGATTGAACGATCTTTGTCATAACGAAAGCTCTCAACCATGATCTCTTTCTCAATATTTTTCCATCTCGAGAAGTCTCCATCTAGCTCTTTACTATCAATGACATAACACTTTCGAGACTCAATGCGTCCGTGGCTTTTTTCAAACTCGGTTTTTTGAAGTTTCGCCCCGCGCTGCTCGGAAAATGCACTCTCTATCGCCTTGCGCAAGGTGCCTTGGTTTTGTTTAACAGCCAATAGATAATCGCCGCCTTGCTCAACAATGGTTTTGGCTATTTTTGTTTGGCACGCCATTGCATCGATGGTGACTAAAGCACCTTTGATATCAAGAAGTTTTATCAGCTCAGGGATCGCGATAATTTCGTTGCTCTTTTGCGACGTTTTAAACTGACCAAGCACCAGTTTATTCGCACTGGCGTATGCGCTAATCATGTGGATCGTACTCGCTCGGTCCTCGCGGTCATAAGAGCCTCGGAGGGTCTTACCATCGATCGCAACAACTTGACCATCGGTAAGCGCATGTACTGCTGACATCCAGTTAATAAAGCATTCATGGAATGGTTGTGGCTCGATCTTAGAAACAATACGAGCAATAGTATCATCTGCAGGAATATCATTAATAAACATGCCATTACGCTTAAACCAATCATGATGACCAAGGATATATTCTCGAATGTCGAACCATCCTTTGGCTCCTGCGATCACGGCGCATAATGACCCGAATAGAACCTCAAACAAGCAGTAGGTTACCTTTGCTGACTGCGTTTATCAGTCACTGTTTGAAAGTGTTCTTTGAATTCATCGAGATGCATGGCGTTAGGTCTTTTAGAGGAAAGAGCGTATATGATCACAGCTAAAAGTGATCGTCAAATCGATCCGTTCGTTAGCTCAAAAAACATTCACGATCTCACCTTGACTCACTTAGTACCCAAGGGAAATGAAGAAAAGCCGAACATAAACCCAAGCAAACACTAGCTTCTGGATTTTGAGGTTACTTGGGTATATCGGAAGGAGAGCGAATAGGAGCGTCTGAAATACGCCTTACTGATTTTTTATTCGATAGATCACTTTATGTTGGTATATGCGATTACCATCGTACAGGCAGTCATCACGTGAAGGCATGTTGACTTGGTTTGGATAGCATTGGGTTTCTAAGCACAACGCTGCGCGTCTATTGTACACTTGACCCATGCGACCTTTTTCACCATTGAGAAAGTTACCTGAGTAAAATTGAATACCTGATTGGTCGGTGTAAACGTCGAGAGTGAGTCCAGACAGATTTGATGTTAACGATGCGCATCTTGATTTGATATTACCATCTAACACCCAGCAGTGATCAAAACCATTAGCAGAGATAAGTTGAGGGTGATCTTGATGGAGGTTGTTTGCAATGATGGTTGGTGTTCTTAAGTCAAATGGCGTAGCGTCAACGGGCTCAATTCGGGTTGGTAGTGCTTTTTCATCAATATGTAAATAGCGATCACTGTTCAACGTTATACTGTGGTTTTCGATTGTGCCGCTACCATCGAGATTGAAATAGGCGTGCTGTGTCATATTGATGGGTGTTATGCCAGATGGAATCGCGCTGTATGTAATAGCCAGTCCATTGTCCTCACCTAATTTGTATTCAACTGTAAAGTCAATATCACATGGGTAACCTGCCTCTCCATCAAGTGTAGAACATATCAGTTTGACAGAATGGCACGTGACTTCGGTTATCTCCCAACATTTTGCACCAATATTTGCTTTTCCTCCGTGCAGATGGTTGGTGCCTTCGTTTGTCTCAAGTTGGACGACATGTCCATCAAGTCTGAACTTTCCATTGGCGATACGATTTGCCCATGGTCCCACCACACAACCCAGATAAGCTCTACCTTGAATATAATTGGAAGGTTTATCATAGCCAAGTACTATGTTGATGCGTTCTTCATAGCTGTTAGTAACATAGAAATTGACGATAGTTGCGCCTAGGTCCGAAACATCAACTTGGCTCCCTTTGTTGTTAGTTAGTGAAATAAGTTGATAATTGCCCCATGGTTGGACATTACTGTTCTCGACCTTTGTCATGGTAATTGCTTCCGTATCTATCATGTAGCCTACAAGGCCTGATGTAGTAAATAATGAGTGATTTGAAATGCTAAAACGAAAAATCAGCTGTTACTCGCAATGATATTCGGCGATTTCTTTTAAGCTCAAATTGCTATTAAAAATTAAATCTCCAACTTTTTTATTCCAAGATGAATAGCGTTCACTGTTGCTGATATTCGAAAGTATTTTAGGTTGAACTTGAATATTACTATTTTCAATTGGCGGAACTTCTATTGTTCGTTGTGTTGTTTCTTTCATAGTCTAACATTCCTGAAAATCGTTACATTTCCATTATGTCCAATCGCACGTGATTCTCGCAACTATGAAATTTTAACATATGATTTATTGATTTTTCTTATGTGGGAAATGTCACACATTCTGCGTCACCTTCAGATAAAAAGGAAAATAAATAGACCGATTTGACAGCAAAGACATACGTTACAGACTGGATAATAGCAAAGGTACGGTTGCAACCTTACGAAATAGGTATGACATGCACGTTTATGTTTTGTTGCTTGCTGATCGAGTCATTATCAATCCAGGAGGGTGGAGAGTCACGATTCATTCGAAAGGTATTGTTGTTAGTGCTGGGGAGTTGTTACGGAGCTCTCGCATGAAATGATATTCAGTCAGTGAATTCGACTGATTTGAGTATAATTTACCCGTTTAGTTCGCTTTAAGTCAGTGTTAAAGGCTTTAATCACCGGTTAACTAACGACAGTGAAAAGTGGGAAAGGTTTTAGAATACGGCACGAACCGGCTATTAATAATATTGTTTTTAACTGGGTTGTTGACAGTAAGCGAATAGTTTATTCGTGTTTATATGCCAGACTAATCAGCTTTTTAACGGGCATAAAAATACTCAGTTGTTTCTGGTTGTGATGATTTTTGATGGCTGTCACACATTATAACGATAATAAAAAAATATAAATCCAAGTTTAAAATTACGTAATGATTAAATTTTCATAGCTATTTATTGTTTCCCTGTACCCTAAAAATAAAGGAAATAATATGAAACTGAGTCATGTTCTACTGGCGTCTACCAGTGGGCTGTTACTACAAGGATGTTTGTTGGAAGATACAAATATCCCAAAAGAGCCAGAAAAATCGATTCCCATCCCCGATGTTGCAAGCTTAAAAGCAGCAGCAAAGTATCCAATTGGTGCAGCACTGCCTGCGGGTGACAGTCTGAATTCAGTTCTAGATCGCTCGGATTTACAACAGGTTGTTAGCAAGCACTTTTCTCAGATCACTGCAGAAAATATTATGAAACCCATTTATGTTCAGCCGACAAAAGGAAGTTTTTTCTACACCGATGCTGATGCTTTGGAAGACTATGCTGCATCGATCGGGGCAAGCATTCATGGTCACGCACTCGTTTGGCATCAATCTGTTCCTGAATGGATGATAACCGAGTGTGCCAAGAGTGCTGAAGATTGTGAAGCGGTAATGTCCAGCCATATTTCTAATGTTGTCAGTCACTATGCTGCAGGGGATACCGTGGTAAGTTGGGATGTTGTCAACGAGGCATTCAACGATGATGGCAGTTATCGCGACCAAGGTGAGTGGGGAAGCTTTTGGTATGCGAATATTGGTGAGTCTTATATTTCGAAAGCTTATATTGCCGCGAAACAGGCTCTAACTAATCAGAGTCCAGCAAAAG from the Vibrio hippocampi genome contains:
- the xylB gene encoding xylulokinase gives rise to the protein MYIGIDLGTSGVKSIVVSKDGEIIASKSGELSVIREKPLWSEQNPEDWWDATCHTVAELAKSVDLAQVKGIGLSGQMHGATLLDSQGQVLRPAILWNDGRCAQECQELELLVPNAREITGNIMMPGFTAPKLKWVQNHEPEIFAKIDQVLLPKDYLRFKMTGDYASDMSDSAGTCWLDVASRRWSVDLLTATGLSERQMPKLFEGSEITGVLSADVAKAWGMKQVPVVAGGGDNAAGAVGVGITNPGQAMLSLGTSGVYFAVSNGRVANPDSALHSFCHALPKTWHTMSVTLSAASCLQWVATLTGFDDVGTMLTEVEAGNISEGDVIFLPYLSGERTPHNNPNAKGVFFGLTHTTTKLDLVKAVLEGVGFAFADGFDALHVTKNIPEEISLIGGGARSSYWRQMLADIVGMELVYRKGGEVGPALGAARLAILGVNKESTVEQVCPVPELVQRHEPNREKHALYAQKRAQYQAIYHKLKDQF
- the tkt gene encoding transketolase, which codes for MDRKQLANAIRALSMDGVQQANSGHPGAPMGMADIAEVLWRNHLNHNPTNPDWANRDRFVLSNGHGSMLIYSLLHLSGYDLSIDDLKNFRQLHSKTPGHPEYGYAPGIETTTGPLGQGITNAVGMALAEKALAAQFNRPNHNIVDHFTYVFMGDGCLMEGISHEACSLAGTLGLGKLIAFWDDNGISIDGEVEGWFSDDTPKRFESYGWHVIANVDGHDANAIDNAIKLAKSDSRPTLICTKTIIGFGSPNKSGSHDCHGAPLGAEEIAATRKQLGWEYGPFEIPSDIYSHWDAKESGTAKELNWNAQFAAYEASHPELAAEFTRRINGELPSGWEQKTTQIIANLQSNPANIASRKASQNALEAFGALLPEFMGGSADLAPSNLTMWSGSKSLTAEDFAGNYIHYGVREFGMTAIMNGIALHGGFVPYGATFLMFMEYARNALRMAALMKAQNIQVYTHDSIGLGEDGPTHQPVEQVASLRMTPNMSTWRPCDQVESAVAWKLAIERKDGPTALIFSRQNLAQQPRNSEQLVNVAKGGYVLLDCADKPDLIFIATGSEVELAIEAATLLAKEGQKVRVVSMPSTDTFDRQSDAYRESVLPASVTARVAIEAGISDYWYKYVGLQGRVIGMTTFGESAPADELFKLFGFTVDNAVSTARALLN
- the tal gene encoding transaldolase; its protein translation is MSNQLTQLKSLTTVVADTGNIGLIRQYQPEDATTNPSLILQAAQLEEYAPLIEASVQYAKLQSSDQTQQVLDACDMLAVNIGKEILQTIPGRISTEVDARLSYDTQGSVTKARQLVKLYNDADIGNERILIKLAATWEGIKAAEILEQEGINCNLTLLFSFAQARACAEAGVFLISPFVGRIMDWHKAKENREFLGCEDPGVISVSKIYQYYKQHGYDTIVMGASFRNTSEIIELAGCDRLTIAPSLLAELEATQSPVIAKLFKPESTSDRPEPMTHAQFLWEHNLDPMAVEKVAEGIRNFAIDQGKLEAMIADKL
- a CDS encoding L-fucose/L-arabinose isomerase family protein, with product MNNIPTINLGIVAVSRDCFPLALSEQRRNSVVQQCHEINLKINELQTIIENETDMLEALNEAKQKSINALVIYLGNFGPEGPLSLMAQKFDGPVMFVAAAEESSSCLADARGDAYCGMLNASYSAGLRHVRPHIPEYPVGTPVQIAQMIHDFVPVARTILGLKGLKIFSFGPRPQDFVACNAPIKPLFDLGVEIMENSELDLFDLYQQAEGHPDIPSIIADMKDELGDSNPYPDLLPKLAQYEAALLDFHKANLGASTFGIFANKCWPSFEKFFGFVPCYVNARLAERGIPVACEVDIYGALSEYMITCATSQPATLLDINNTVPNDMVENHQHEMGKYSAKDLFMGFHCGNTASSCMKNSQIKFQKIMHSLMEPGKEPNITRGTLEGQIKPGQVTLFRLQTTADTKLRSYIAQGDILDIDPQSFGSIAVFAIPEMQRFYRHVLIQKRYPHHAGIAFGHVGKTLYQVLNLLGVEEIDYNQPLSERYPNEIPCSFIS
- a CDS encoding aldose epimerase family protein, which translates into the protein MPNKEYRNIKPWGNYKLISLSNNQGTTVEISDLGATVVNFYVNDSNGIKTNIVLGYENPSDYIRGKSYLGCVVGPWANRIARGKFLLDGHIIQLETNEGTNHLHGGKANIGAKCWEVIHTSSDSVKLSCSTLEGEAGYPCDIDFHVEYQLSNSNELSITYSALPYGRTPINMTQHTYFNLDDSDTIEGHSIKIDSEHYLHVDANAIPNQINSVQSTPFDLRRPTLIREKIDSDNQQLLAAGGFDHCWALDGNIISRAASVASNKSGLRLDVYTDQIGIQFYSGNFLNGEKGRLGRTYKERAGLCLETQCYPNQVNMKYSEACIFSDSNKYQHKVIYKVTAD
- a CDS encoding aldose epimerase family protein, yielding MTKVENSNVQPWGNYQLISLTNNKGSQVDVSDLGATIVNFYVTNSYEERINIVLGYDKPSNYIQGRAYLGCVVGPWANRIANGKFRLDGHVVQLETNEGTNHLHGGKANIGAKCWEITEVTCHSVKLICSTLDGEAGYPCDIDFTVEYKLGEDNGLAITYSAIPSGITPINMTQHAYFNLDGSGTIENHSITLNSDRYLHIDEKALPTRIEPVDATPFDLRTPTIIANNLHQDHPQLISANGFDHCWVLDGNIKSRCASLTSNLSGLTLDVYTDQSGIQFYSGNFLNGEKGRMGQVYNRRAALCLETQCYPNQVNMPSRDDCLYDGNRIYQHKVIYRIKNQ